One window of the Trifolium pratense cultivar HEN17-A07 linkage group LG2, ARS_RC_1.1, whole genome shotgun sequence genome contains the following:
- the LOC123911021 gene encoding uncharacterized protein LOC123911021, producing the protein MGKEGDLWDDSALINAFDNAISSYKKMHITSKNKQEPDAIIEENVEISTTTRDVEEKIDVPTIDSIETSNVSKLEENQQPCLDSTNGTEIQNEHNGYSNGQDLDDYNQLVAQYYELEEKRLKILDQINQYGGWNYQYAATESNSGVPCLDGQDYSMSTHQVLDPNVVCTCCPSFSQCALASCTSVPGCSVGRSCAGKPCNDYSVEKDHKMLIPREDGKIREMAMGAAERALSTIRTTISGDPNVNEDKERKNSEPEKIGDSETDLTAVLNAWYSAGFHTGKYLAEQSIGNRIQK; encoded by the exons ATGGGGAAAGAAGGAGATCTATGGGACGATTCAGCTCTCATCAACGCCTTCGACAACGCTATTTCTTCTTACAAG AAAATGCACATCACCTCCAAAAACAAACAAGAACCAGATGCAATCATAGAAGAAAACGTTGAAATTTCAACTACTACAAG GGATGTTgaagagaaaattgatgttCCGACTATTGATTCAATTGAAACTAGCAATGTCTCAAAGTTGGAAGAAAATCAACAACCTTGTTTAGATTCAACAAATGGTACAGAAATTCAAAATGAGCATAATGGTTATTCAAACGGGCAAGATTTGGATGATTATAATCAGTTAGTTGCTCAGTATTATGAACTTGAGGAGAAAAGATTGAAGATTTTGGATCAAATTAATCAATATGGTGGTTGGAATTATCAATATGCAGCAACTGAATCTAATTCTGGTGTACCGTGTTTGGATGGTCAAGATTATTCGATGTCTACACACCAAGTTTTGGATCCAAATGTTGTCTGTACTTGTTGTCCGTCTTTTAGTCAATGTGCTTTGGCTTCGTGCACATCGGTTCCTGGTTGTTCTGTTGGCAGGTCATGTGCTGGTAAACCTTGTAACGATTATAGTGTGGAGAAGGATCATAAAATGTTGATTCCTCGTGAAGATGGTAAGATTCGTGAAATGGCAATGGGAGCGGCTGAGAGGGCACTGTCTACCATCAGAACAACAATTTCTGGAGATCCTAATGTAAATGAAG ataaagagagaaagaattcTGAACCTGAAAAAATTGGCGACTCAGAAACAGATCTTACTGCTGTTCTGAATGCTTGGTATTCAGCTGGCTTTCATACTGGGAA GTATCTTGCTGAACAATCAATTGGAAATAGAATACAGAAATAA
- the LOC123908101 gene encoding BUD13 homolog — protein sequence MGSNSLKDYLKKYVSNPEEDKKKKKKKRKTLPQASGLLVVDEDPAWQKPVDLGEENVENSSDEEKPVVDEDIEVKRMKRLEQLKARRSYHDISEDGSGWIPLSSKSENLGDSNDMSPPRKQRVRNDTPSPEPELNHSTSNKTGADLSSSRRQLKCKDTPSPERNSQPAHSEGLNSDLSPPRKHRDQIAREPRLSKSKFEDSDRSPPRRQHMEDLSPPRRGRHDSPSQDTFHGTVSSDLSPPRKRQHSVARSSLSDVSRRSHPSFDHDLSPPRKKSKELSIPASVNERKTGLISGKDIREEIDKKKKEDLLRLKQMDPVISGRGAEPVFRDNKGARITKEEYVKSKQKVEEKPKEIQIEWGKGLAQKREAEARQKELEVQKEKPFARTRDDPELDRSLKERIRWGDPMAHLVKKKYPEPVLPNLGDSDKMRESGFVVPQEIPSHSWLKRGLDAAPNRYGIRPGRHWDGVDRSNGFEKALFKRMNERQATDKEAYLWSVSDM from the exons ATGGGATCTAACTCATTGAAGGattatctaaaaaaatatgttagtaACCCTGAAGaagacaagaaaaagaagaaaaagaagaggaaaactCTACCACAAGCATCTGGATTGTTAGTCGTTGATGAAGATCCAGCCTGGCAGAAACCCGTGGATCTCGGAGAAGAAAATGTTGAGAACTCATCCG ATGAGGAGAAACCGGTAGTTGACGAAGACATTGAAGTAAAGCGTATGAAGCGGCTTGAGCAGCTGAAGGCCAGGCGTTCTTATCATGATATATCCGAGGATGGAAGTGGTTGGATTCCACTTTCTTCTAAGTCTGAGAATCTTGGTGACTCAAATGATATGTCTCCACCACGTAAGCAGAGGGTTCGAAATGACACTCCTTCACCAGAACCTGAATTAAATCATTCCACTTCTAACAAAACGGGTGCTGATTTATCCTCTTCGCGTCGGCAGTTGAAATGCAAAGACACTCCATCACCTGAACGTAACTCACAACCTGCACATTCAGAGGGACTGAATTCTGATTTATCTCCTCCTCGTAAACACAGAGATCAGATAGCTCGTGAACCAAGGTTGTCTAAATCAAAATTTGAAGATAGTGATAGATCACCTCCTCGACGGCAACATATGGAAGATCTTTCTCCACCTAGACGAGGTCGTCATGATTCTCCCTCTCAAGATACTTTTCATGGAACTGTGTCATCTGACCTTTCACCCCCGAGGAAACGCCAGCATAGTGTTGCAAGATCGAGTTTATCTGATGTTTCTCGTCGTTCGCATCCATCTTTCGATCATGACCTATCTCCACCAAGGAAGAAATCGAAGGAGCTATCCATTCCAGCATCTGTTAATGAAAGAAAGACGGGTTTGATTTCTGGTAAGGATATCAGAGAAGAGATTGACAAAAAGAAGAAGGAGGATTTGCTGAG ACTTAAACAGATGGACCCTGTCATCAGTGGGCGTGGCGCTGAACCTGTATTTCGTGATAACAAAG GAGCACGCATTACCAAAGAGGAATACGTAAAGTCAAAACAGAAAGTAGAAGAAAAGCCCAAG GAGATTCAAATAGAATGGGGCAAAGGCTTGGCTCAAAAGCGAGAAGCTGAGGCTAGGCAAAAGGAACTAGAGGTTCAGAAAGAAAAACCTTTTGCTCGGACCAG AGATGATCCTGAACTTGACAGGTCACTGAAGGAGAGGATAAGATGGGGTGATCCTATGGCCCATCTAGTAAAG AAAAAATATCCAGAGCCTGTTCTGCCGAACTTGGGGGATAGTGATAAAATGAGGGAATCTGGTTTTGTTGTTCCTCAAGAGATTCCAAGTCATAGCTGGTTGAAGAGAGGTTTAGATGCCGCTCCAAATCGGTATGGGATACGGCCGGGACGACATTGGGATGGTGTTGATCGTAGTAACG GGTTCGAGAAGGCATTGTTTAAGAGGATGAATGAGAGACAAGCTACAGACAAAGAGGCTTATCTTTGGTCTGTCTCTGATATGTGA
- the LOC123909855 gene encoding protein KTI12 homolog codes for MALVVICGQPCSGKSKAALCLAEALKQSSELKYQVRIIDEASFHLDRNQSYANMPSEKNLRGVLRSEVDRSLSKDTVIIVDSLNNIKGYRYELWCLARAAGIRYCVFYCDVEDDDCRKWNQERREKGEDNYDDVIFEDLVRRFEKPERRNRWDSPLFELKSASSSLSDSASIVHDAVSYITKKLDSKTRDVKILQPSIATQTKRFSDANSLHELDKATQEVTNAIAEAQSRDLGMLPANGISIGKDFPPINLSRSVGLPELRRLRRTFMKLTGQTSLSGKPPPSDSDSAKRMFIDYLNRELGTS; via the coding sequence ATGGCACTCGTTGTAATCTGTGGTCAACCATGCAGTGGAAAATCCAAAGCTGCGTTATGTCTAGCGGAAGCTCTCAAACAATCATCGGAATTGAAATATCAAGTGAGAATCATAGATGAAGCTTCTTTTCATCTTGATCGTAATCAAAGTTACGCGAATATGCCATCAGAGAAGAATTTAAGAGGGGTTCTTAGGTCAGAAGTTGACAGGTCTCTGTCAAAAGATACTGTTATCATCGTTGATTCTTTGAATAACATTAAGGGTTATCGATATGAGCTATGGTGTTTGGCTCGTGCTGCGGGGATTAGATACTGTGTTTTTTACTGTGATGTTGAAGATGACGATTGTAGAAAATGGAATCAAGAGCGTAGGGAGAAAGGTGAGGACAACTATGATGATGTAATATTTGAAGATTTGGTAAGGAGGTTTGAGAAACCGGAGAGAAGAAACCGATGGGATTCACCTTTGTTTGAGTTGAAATCAGCATCGTCTTCTTTGTCTGATTCTGCCTCCATTGTACATGATGCTGTCTCCTACATAACCAAAAAACTGGACTCCAAAACCCGCGATGTGAAGATATTGCAACCATCAATTGCAACTCAAACAAAACGTTTTTCGGATGCAAATTCTCTCCATGAGTTAGACAAAGCAACACAAGAGGTTACTAATGCTATCGCAGAAGCTCAATCTCGTGATCTTGGTATGCTACCAGCTAATGGCATTTCTATAGGGAAAGATTTTCCTCCAATCAATCTTTCAAGATCAGTTGGGTTGCCAGAGCTTCGCAGGTTGCGACGTACATTCATGAAATTAACAGGTCAAACAAGTTTGAGCGGGAAACCTCCTCCTTCTGATTCAGATAGTGCTAAAAGAATGTTTATTGATTACTTGAACAGGGAACTTGGAACTTCATGA
- the LOC123909622 gene encoding uncharacterized protein At1g32220, chloroplastic — MASFLSLPVISPRLIPTAFSLKRPFIKPPPPTLHFKNPRFAVSCSYAGAGLAGDFESSTSTIDVLADVKSEKIVVLGGNGFVGSAICKAAVSKGIEVISLNRSGRPNYSDSWVDQVTWVSGDVFYVNWDEVLPGATAVVSTLGGFGSEEQMIKINGEANIVAVNAAKEYGIPKFILISVHDYNLPSFLLSSGYFTGKRKAESEVLSKFPNSGIVLRPGFIYGKRKVDGFEIPLDLVGEPVERILKAVENFTKPLSSLPASDLLLAPPVSVDDVASAVINGIADDDFFGVFTIDQIKEAAKNVRV; from the exons ATGGCATCGTTTTTGTCTCTCCCTGTCATTTCTCCTCGTCTCATTCCCACCGCTTTCTCTCTCAAACGACCTTTCATTAAGCCTCCTCCACCCACTTTGCATTTCAAAAATCCCAG ATTTGCAGTTAGCTGCAGTTATGCGGGAGCAGGTCTTGCTGGTGATTTTGAATCATCAACGTCGACTATAGATGTTTTGGCTGATGTTAAAAGTGAAAAG ATTGTAGTATTGGGAGGAAATGGGTTTGTTGGTTCTGCCATATGCAAGGCAGCAGTATCCAAGGGCATAGAAGTCATAAGCTTAAATAG ATCAGGACGTCCTAATTACTCGGATTCATGGGTAGATCAGGTTACTTGGGTTTCAG GAGATGTTTTTTATGTAAACTGGGATGAAGTACTTCCTGGAGCTACTGCAGTAGTCTCAACCCTTGGAGGTTTTGGTAGCGAGGAACAAATGATTAAAATTAACGGCGAGGCAAATATTGTGGCTGTGAATGCTGCAAAGGAATACG GAATTCCCAAATTCATATTGATCTCAGTTCACGACTATAACTTGCCATCGTTTCTACTTTCATCGGGGTACTTCACAGGAAAGAGGAAAGCAGAATCTGAGGTTCTATCCAAATTCCCTAATTCAG GTATTGTGTTAAGACCAGGTTTCATATACGGGAAAAGGAAAGTGGATGGTTTCGAGATTCCTTTGGATTTGGTAGGGGAACCAGTTGAGAGAATTCTAAAAGCAGTAGAGAACTTCACAAAACCTTTAAGCTCACTTCCTGCTTCTGATCTACTTTTGGCTCCACCAGTTAGTGTCGATGATGTTGCATCGGCAGTTATCAATGGCATCGCAGATGATGATTTCTTTGGTGTTTTTACAATTGATCAGATCAAGGAAGCTGCTAAAAATGTAAGGGTATGA
- the LOC123911229 gene encoding dolichyl-diphosphooligosaccharide--protein glycosyltransferase subunit DAD1, with product MARTSSSSSPSSSSSITKDAQDLLRALWSAYSATPTNLKIIDLYVAFAVFTALLQVVYMALVGTFPFNSFLSGVLSCVGTAVLAVCLRIQVNKENKEFKDLAPERAFADFVLCNVVLHLVIINFLG from the exons ATGGCGagaacttcttcttcttcttctccttcttcttcttcttccatcaCCAAGGATGCACAAGACCTTCTCCGTGCACTTTGGTCTGCATATTCCGCTACACCTACAAATCTCAAG aTCATCGATCTCTATGTCGCTTTCGCTGTTTTCACCGCACTCCTTCAG GTAGTTTACATGGCTCTGGTTGGAACATTTCCATTTAACTCCTTCCTTTCTGGAGTACTCTCTTGTGTGGGGACCGCAGTTTTGGCCG TTTGTCTCCGGATCCAAGTCAATAAAGAGAACAAGGAATTCAAG GATCTTGCGCCTGAGCGTGCTTTTGCTGATTTTGTTCTCTGCAATGTGGTGCTTCATTTGGTGATCATCAACTTCCTCGGTTAA